One Panicum virgatum strain AP13 chromosome 3N, P.virgatum_v5, whole genome shotgun sequence DNA segment encodes these proteins:
- the LOC120664001 gene encoding PGR5-like protein 1A, chloroplastic isoform X2 gives MAAAARVAHGSGRLSRPRPPRVGMRGAWAVAAEGPSCLYVGPIETASQEKLEALYHQARDSYYSGQPLIVDDMFDKVELKLRLYGSKSVVKYPRCSLIRQSTYADAEEDQSMFMALSSIWMLLLLFGTAAFLVPSLYTLSLAFGDAFGARYLLYGAKSLDAITGVNDLALVGLGYLVGYPIASASVGALRGLLSNNLVALKGSCPNCGEQVFAFVKTDKSIRAPHRAECHVCECPLEYRTKIEKSLSGPRRSWVYGRVYLVKQGHPRKRKWIKD, from the exons AtggccgccgcagcccgcgtGGCGCACGGGAGCGGCCGCCTcagccgcccgcgcccgccgcgggtGGGGATGCGCGGCgcgtgggcggtggcggcggaggggccgTCCTGCCTCTACGTGGGGCCGATCGAGACCGCCAGCCAGGAGAAGCTCGAGGCGCTCTACCACCAG GCCAGGGATTCCTACTATAGCGGTCAGCCATTGATCGTCGATGACATGTTTGACAAAGTTGAG TTGAAGCTCCGGCTCTATGGCTCCAAATCTGTTGTGAAATACCCCCGTTGCAGCCTCATAAGGCAGTCAACTTATGCCGACGCTGAG GAGGACCAATCAATGTTTATGGCATTATCAAGCATCTGGATGTTGCTGCTCCTGTTTGGCACAGCAGCCTTCCTGGTTCCAAGTCTCTACACCCTGAGCCTTGCATTCGGAGACGCATTCGGAGCAAGGTACCTCTTGTACGGTGCAAAGTCCCTTGATGCTATAACAGGAGTTAATGACCTGGCTTTAGTTGGACTGGGCTACCTGGTTGGCTACCCCATTGCATCTGCTTCTG TTGGTGCACTGCGAGGCTTATTGTCAAATAATTTGGTTGCACTGAAAGGCTCCTGCCCAAATTGTGGTGAGCAG GTATTTGCATTTGTTAAGACTGATAAATCCATTCGAGCACCTCATAGAGCAGAATGTCATGTTTGTGAATGCCCACTGGAGTATCGTACTAAAATCGAG AAATCATTGTCAGGGCCTAGAAGAAGCTGGGTCTACGGCCGAGTTTATCTAGTGAAGCAAGGGCATCCTAGGAAACGGAAATGGATAAAAGACTAG
- the LOC120664001 gene encoding PGR5-like protein 1A, chloroplastic isoform X1 yields the protein MAAAARVAHGSGRLSRPRPPRVGMRGAWAVAAEGPSCLYVGPIETASQEKLEALYHQARDSYYSGQPLIVDDMFDKVELKLRLYGSKSVVKYPRCSLIRQSTYADAEEDQSMFMALSSIWMLLLLFGTAAFLVPSLYTLSLAFGDAFGARYLLYGAKSLDAITGVNDLALVGLGYLVGYPIASASVGALRGLLSNNLVALKGSCPNCGEQVFAFVKTDKSIRAPHRAECHVCECPLEYRTKIEVCEIPVIFKPLCSVGMYSCVYFRIKGTEPQPIN from the exons AtggccgccgcagcccgcgtGGCGCACGGGAGCGGCCGCCTcagccgcccgcgcccgccgcgggtGGGGATGCGCGGCgcgtgggcggtggcggcggaggggccgTCCTGCCTCTACGTGGGGCCGATCGAGACCGCCAGCCAGGAGAAGCTCGAGGCGCTCTACCACCAG GCCAGGGATTCCTACTATAGCGGTCAGCCATTGATCGTCGATGACATGTTTGACAAAGTTGAG TTGAAGCTCCGGCTCTATGGCTCCAAATCTGTTGTGAAATACCCCCGTTGCAGCCTCATAAGGCAGTCAACTTATGCCGACGCTGAG GAGGACCAATCAATGTTTATGGCATTATCAAGCATCTGGATGTTGCTGCTCCTGTTTGGCACAGCAGCCTTCCTGGTTCCAAGTCTCTACACCCTGAGCCTTGCATTCGGAGACGCATTCGGAGCAAGGTACCTCTTGTACGGTGCAAAGTCCCTTGATGCTATAACAGGAGTTAATGACCTGGCTTTAGTTGGACTGGGCTACCTGGTTGGCTACCCCATTGCATCTGCTTCTG TTGGTGCACTGCGAGGCTTATTGTCAAATAATTTGGTTGCACTGAAAGGCTCCTGCCCAAATTGTGGTGAGCAG GTATTTGCATTTGTTAAGACTGATAAATCCATTCGAGCACCTCATAGAGCAGAATGTCATGTTTGTGAATGCCCACTGGAGTATCGTACTAAAATCGAGGTATGTGAAATACCTGTCATTTTCAAACCACTTTGCAGTGTTGGAATGTATAGTTGTGTATATTTTAGAATTAAAGGGACCGAGCCccagcccataaattaa
- the LOC120664000 gene encoding receptor-like cytoplasmic kinase 176, which translates to MGNCWGAKISSDSPSRGAFSPSGVTSKFASRNGAALSSSSSHASSASMLPTPRSEDEILESANVKAFTFNELRTATRNFRPDSVLGEGGFGSVFKGWIDEKTLAPTRPGLGMVIAVKKLNQEGYQGHKEWLTEVNYLGTLSNPYLVRLVGYCLEDEQRLLVYEFMPRGSLENHLFRRSSHFQPLSWNLRMKIALGAAKGLAFLHSDNAKVIYRDFKTSNILLDANFNAKLSDFGLAKDGPTGDKSHVSTRVMGTHGYAAPEYLATGHLTAKSDVYSFGVVLLEMLSGRRALDKNRPSGEHNLVEWARPYLRSKRRIFRILDPRLGGQYSLARAQKAAALALQCLSVESRHRPSMDEVVTALEQLQDAKEGGHHHLQKRPSSRSLDSNGVKASMKGKPAPSPKPV; encoded by the exons ATGGGGAACTGCTGGGGCGCCAAGATCAGCTCCGACAGCCCGTCGCGCGGCGCCTTCTCCCCGTCAG GGGTAACTTCCAAGTTCGCCAGTAGGAATGGGGCTGCCCTGAGCAGCTCCAGCAGCCATGCCTCGTCTGCATCAATGCTGCCAACCCCACGTAGCGAGGACGAGATTCTGGAGTCTGCAAACGTCAAGGCCTTCACCTTCAATGAGCTTAGAACTGCCACCAGAAACTTCAGACCGGACAGTGTACTCGGTGAGGGTGGGTTTGGGTCTGTCTTCAAGGGTTGGATCGATGAGAAGACACTCGCCCCAACTAGACCAGGCTTAGGGATGGTCATTGCTGTCAAGAAGCTGAACCAGGAAGGTTACCAGGGGCACAAGGAATGGCTG ACTGAGGTGAATTACCTTGGAACGCTGTCAAACCCATATCTTGTAAGGCTCGTTGGCTACTGTCTCGAAGATGAACAGCGGCTCCTTGTCTATGAGTTCATGCCACGCGGGAGTTTGGAGAATCATCTGTTCAGAA GGAGCTCCCATTTCCAGCCGCTTTCCTGGAACCTACGAATGAAAATTGCCCTTGGAGCAGCTAAAGGTCTTGCCTTTCTCCACAGCGATAATGCTAAAGTCATCTACCGTGATTTCAAGACCTCTAATATTCTTCTAGATGCG AACTTCAATGCAAAGCTCTCTGATTTCGGGCTGGCAAAGGATGGTCCAACTGGTGACAAGAGCCATGTCTCCACCAGAGTGATGGGTACTCATGGGTATGCAGCTCCGGAATACCTTGCGACAG GTCATCTGACGGCCAAGAGCGATGTTTACAGCTTTGGAGTAGTACTCCTAGAAATGCTGTCAGGACGCCGTGCACTGGACAAGAACCGCCCGAGCGGGGAGCACAACCTGGTGGAGTGGGCTAGGCCATACCTGAGAAGCAAGCGGCGCATATTCCGCATCCTGGACCCCCGGCTGGGCGGGCAGTACTCCCTTGCTAGGGCGCAGAAGGCTGCAGCGTTGGCACTGCAATGCCTCTCAGTGGAGTCCAGGCACAGGCCCAGCATGGATGAGGTGGTAACAGCGTTAGAACAGCTCCAGGATGCCAAGGAGGGAGGGCACCACCACCTACAGAAGAGGCCGAGCAGTCGGAGCTTGGACAGCAATGGCGTGAAAGCGTCCATGAAGGGGAAGCCTGCCCCCTCACCAAAACCAGTTTGA
- the LOC120664001 gene encoding PGR5-like protein 1A, chloroplastic isoform X3, producing the protein MAAAARVAHGSGRLSRPRPPRVGMRGAWAVAAEGPSCLYVGPIETASQEKLEALYHQARDSYYSGQPLIVDDMFDKVELKLRLYGSKSVVKYPRCSLIRQSTYADAEEDQSMFMALSSIWMLLLLFGTAAFLVPSLYTLSLAFGDAFGARYLLYGAKSLDAITGVNDLALVGLGYLVGYPIASASVGALRGLLSNNLVALKGSCPNCGEQVFAFVKTDKSIRAPHRAECHVCECPLEYRTKIEINP; encoded by the exons AtggccgccgcagcccgcgtGGCGCACGGGAGCGGCCGCCTcagccgcccgcgcccgccgcgggtGGGGATGCGCGGCgcgtgggcggtggcggcggaggggccgTCCTGCCTCTACGTGGGGCCGATCGAGACCGCCAGCCAGGAGAAGCTCGAGGCGCTCTACCACCAG GCCAGGGATTCCTACTATAGCGGTCAGCCATTGATCGTCGATGACATGTTTGACAAAGTTGAG TTGAAGCTCCGGCTCTATGGCTCCAAATCTGTTGTGAAATACCCCCGTTGCAGCCTCATAAGGCAGTCAACTTATGCCGACGCTGAG GAGGACCAATCAATGTTTATGGCATTATCAAGCATCTGGATGTTGCTGCTCCTGTTTGGCACAGCAGCCTTCCTGGTTCCAAGTCTCTACACCCTGAGCCTTGCATTCGGAGACGCATTCGGAGCAAGGTACCTCTTGTACGGTGCAAAGTCCCTTGATGCTATAACAGGAGTTAATGACCTGGCTTTAGTTGGACTGGGCTACCTGGTTGGCTACCCCATTGCATCTGCTTCTG TTGGTGCACTGCGAGGCTTATTGTCAAATAATTTGGTTGCACTGAAAGGCTCCTGCCCAAATTGTGGTGAGCAG GTATTTGCATTTGTTAAGACTGATAAATCCATTCGAGCACCTCATAGAGCAGAATGTCATGTTTGTGAATGCCCACTGGAGTATCGTACTAAAATCGAG atAAACCCATGA